A stretch of the Panicum virgatum strain AP13 chromosome 9N, P.virgatum_v5, whole genome shotgun sequence genome encodes the following:
- the LOC120690620 gene encoding endoribonuclease Dicer homolog 3b-like: MNTTTAPPTPTASRTSPSFSNPSPSAASLTTPPPPPLCPQPRTQPYRRPMVAAAMSEDDADPPPPPPLAQLPHPRRPYKQLPPRGYQLEVFAAALRGNTIAVLDTGSGKTMVAVMLAREHARRARAGDAPRRIVVFLAPTVHLVHQQFEVIREYTDLDAVECQGASGVGEWSARQWKEAIGTKEIVVMTPQILLDALRHAFLTMNVMSLLIFDECHRACGNHPYSQVMKEFYADSEWRPAVFGMTASPVATKGASTIEDCEAQVVQLELILDAKVYIVEDRNELESFSPGATIVNKYYDPYLFDLDDLESKLQILYEEFDGLLVSLQESSPNKFEDTDSILEMSRKSLYRYHGKILYGLNTLGPIVTLEVVKIYNESINTVGDSEDCHFSKASLNLQVSYFKEALFLIEEILPQGYEELMKLESGSVELTKRGYISSKVDTLINIFKSFGSSEEVLCLIFVERIMTAKAVERFMRGIVNFSHFSISYLTGGSTSKDALSPAVQRFTLDLFQAGKVNLLFTTDVTEEGINIPNCSCVIRFDLPRTVCSYVQSRGRARRSRSSYVLMIERGNLVQQEHIFRIIRTEYYVKNFALHKQPNTPSHDLPLEEKYTYHVDSTGATITAGCCVNLIYKYCEKLPKDRYYMPKPSFDVALKDGSYQCTLTMPPNAAFRSIVGPPSNTCNLAKQLVSLEACKKLHQLGELNDHLVPLTEEPTNIDTAVTDGKCLSGPGTTKLKELHGTINVHGLSGNWIYESETVTLNTYRFDFVCDQEGEIYAGFVLLIESALDDDVENSKIDLFLIPNKMVYTTVTPCGKIQLNKEQLRKGKLFQEFFFNGIFGRLFHGSRTSGLQREFIFRKGYEIQWCSDNMYLLLPLRPTSHIQCDLNIQWEAVASCSDAVEHLRNLYLEDGNLNHENLSPNKRNKGEEIIHLANRSLHFSSVKDSVVLSLHTGRIYSVLDLILDTTAEDPFDEMYNGKASPFASFVDYYHQKYGIVIQHPRQPLLLLKQSHNAHNLLFSKLKYLDGSTGNPLLLEKEQIHARVPPELLIHIDVTTDILKSFYLLPSVMHRLQSLMLASQLRSDIGYTLHIPSSLILEAITTLRCCETFSLERLELLGDSVLKYVIGCDLFLRYPMKHEGHLSDMRSTAVCNATLHKHGIWRSLQGYVRDSAFDPRRWVAPGQISLRPFPCTCGVKTAFVPFCGRYTSDDPSFVVGKTCDRGHRWMCSKTVSDCVEAIVGAYYVGGGITAALWVMQWFGIDIRCDMNLVQKVKSNASHLCYLSKLKDIEELEAKLKYNFSVKSLLLEAITHPSLQELGVDYCYQRLEFLGDSVLELLITRHLYASHTDVDPGELTDLRSALVSNENFAQAVVRNNIHNHLQHGSGILLEQITEFVRFNLECNRNENEFFQQATCKVPKVLGDIMESITGAIFIDVNFNVDMVWKIVEPLLSPMITPDKLALPPYRELLELCSHLGCFINSKCTSKGEELIIEMTVQLRDELLIAQGHDRNRKSANAKAAARILVDLKKRGLSLKQCLSKAKQLDTVSSELQPQLTSLETRHGYPDVDGRLSLEGLSLVGTTVFLPLKMDKGGPRIALFRLCKMLQWPIPKFEFVEQRFRTPIILDGVTTTNFNSFVSTITLHIPDVTVITLQGDQRTDKKSSQDSASLVMLEKLQELKVCICKMQQQSGMDHIS; encoded by the exons ATGAACACCACCACGGCGCCACCCACACCCACCGCCTCACGCACTTCGCCTTCTTTCTCCAACCCCTCCCCTTCCGCCGCGTCTCTCACCaccccaccgccaccaccgctttGCCCGCAGCCCCGCACCCAACCCTACCGCCGCCCCATGGTGGCCGCCGCCATGTCCGAGGAcgacgccgacccgccgcccCCACCTCCGCTGGCGCAGCTCCCGCATCCTCGCCGCCCGTACAAGCAGCTCCCGCCGCGGGG GTACCAGTTGGAGGtgttcgcggcggcgctgcgcgggaaCACCATCGCGGTGCTCGACACAGGCTCCGGGAAGACCATGGTCGCCGTCATGCTGGCGCGTGAGcacgcccgccgcgcgcgcgccggggaCGCCCCGCGCCGGATCGTGGTGTTCCTCGCGCCCACCGTGCACCTCGTCCACCAG CAATTCGAGGTGATTCGGGAGTACACGGACCTCGACGCGGTGGAGTGCCAAGGGGCATCAGGGGTCGGTGAGTGGAGCGCTCGTCAGTGGAAGGAGGCAATCGGGACTAAGGAG ATTGTTGTTATGACACCTCAGATATTGTTGGACGCTCTGAGGCATGCTTTTCTAACAATGAATGTAATGAGCTTGTTAATATTTGATGAATGTCATCGTGCTTGTGGAAACCATCCCTACTCACAAGTAATGAAG GAGTTTTACGCTGATTCTGAGTGGAGGCCAGCAGTATTTGGAATGACGGCATCTCCCGTTGCTACAAAAG GAGCTTCTACCATAGAAGATTGTGAAGCACAGGTTGTTCAACTTGAACTGATATTGGATGCTAAG GTATATATTGTTGAAGATAGGAATGAACTTGAGAGCTTTTCACCTGGTGCAACAATTGTAAATAAATACTATGATCCTTACTTGTTTGATTTGGATGATCTGGAATCGAAGTTACAGATACTGTACGAGGAG TTTGATGGTTTGTTGGTTAGTCTACAAGAATCATCCCCTAATAAATTTGAGGACACTGATAGTATCTTGGAGATGTCAAGAAAGAGCTTGTACAGGTACCATGGGAAGATATTGTATGGACTAAATACTCTTGGTCCCATTGTTACCCTGGAG GTGGTGAAAATATATAATGAAAGCATCAATACAGTTGGTGATTCTGAGGATTGCCACTTTTCTAAAGCTAGCCTGAACTTACAAGTGtcctattttaaagaagctTTATTTTTGATAGAGGAAATTCTGCCACAGG GTTATGAGGAACTGATGAAATTAGAATCTGGTTCTGTGGAACTAACTAAGAGGGGATATATTTCTTCTAAAGTGGATACACTGATCAATATTTTCAAATCATTTGG CTCATCAGAGGAAGTCCTTTGCCTGATTTTTGTTGAAAGAATTATGACAGCCAAAGCTGTTGAAAGGTTTATGAGAGGAATTGTGAACTTCTCTCATTTTTCAATTTCTTACTTAACTGGAGGGAGTACATCAAAAGATGCTTTGAGCCCAGCAGTACAGAGATTTACTTTGGATTTGTTCCAAGCTGGGAAG GTGAATTTGCTTTTCACAACAGATGTTACTGAAGAGGGTATCAACATACCTAACTGTTCTTGTGTGATACGCTTTGACCTTCCCAGAACTGTTTGTAGCTATGTCCAGTCTCGTGGGCGTGCCAGAAGAAGCCGTTCGAGTTATGTTCTTATGATTGAGAG GGGAAACTTGGTGCAGCAGGAACATATATTTCGTATAATAAGAACTGAATACTATGTTAAAAACTTCGCACTTCATAAACAGCCCAATACTCCATCACATGATTTACCTCTCGAAGAGAAGTACACATACCATGTTGACTCAACAGGAGCGACTATCACCGCAGGCTGCTGTGTCAATCTAATTTATAAATATTGTGAGAAGCTACCTAAAGATAG GTATTACATGCCAAAGCCTTCATTTGATGTGGCTCTTAAAGATGGGTCTTATCAATGTACCTTGACAATGCCTCCCAATGCTGCATTTCGAAGTATAGTTGGACCTCCAAGCAATACATGTAATTTAGCTAAGCAGCTTGTATCCCTTGAGGCATGCAAGAAATTGCACCAGCTAGGAGAACTCAACGATCATCTAGTACCCTTGACTGAAGAACCTACTAATATTGATACAGCTGTAACAGATGGAAAATGTCTTTCTGGACCAG GAACAACTAAACTAAAGGAGCTTCACGGAACAATAAATGTTCACGGTCTATCTGGAAATTGGATCTATGAAAGTGAAACTGTCACTCTGAATACTTACAGATTTGATTTTGTTTGTGATCAAGAAGGTGAAATCTATGCTGGGTTCGTTCTCTTAATAGAATCAGCACTTGATGATGATgtggaaaattcaaaaatagatCTCTTCCTTATACCTAATAAGATGGTCTACACAACTGTAACTCCTTGTGGAAAAATTCAACTGAACAAAGAGCAG ctgcgTAAAGGAAAATTATTCCAAGAATTCTTCTTCAATGGTATATTTGGTAGATTATTTCATGGTTCCCGAACGAGTGGACTACAAAGAGAATTTATTTTCAGAAAAGGCTATGAAATACAATGGTGCTCAGACAACATGTACTTACTTTTGCCTTTGAGACCTACTTCACATATACAGTGTGATCTAAACATACAGTGGGAAGCTGTTGCATCTTGCTCTGATGCAGTGGAGCATTTGAGAAATTTGTATCTGGAAGATGGGAATCTTAATCATGAAAATTTAAGTCCAAATAAAAGAAACAAGGGAGAAGAAATCATTCATCTGGCGAACAGATCTCTTCATTTTTCCAGCGTCAAAGATTCAGTTGTGCTATCTCTTCACACTGGGAGGATTTATTCTGTTCTCGACTTGATTTTAGACACAACTGCAGAAGATCCATTCGATGAGATGTATAATGGGAAAGCTTCGCCATTTGCTTCATTCGTGGACTACTACCATCAAAA GTATGGTATTGTTATTCAACACCCAAGGCAACCTTTGTTGCTGCTAAAGCAAAGCCACAATGCACACAATCTACTTTTCTCAAAATTGAAGTACCTAG ATGGTTCAACTGGCAATCCTCTGCTCTTGGAGAAAGAGCAAATTCATGCCCGAGTCCCACCTGAACTACTCATCCACATTGATGTCACAACTGATATTCTTAAATCATTTTATTTACTCCCTTCTGTAATGCATCGGCTTCAGTCTTTAATGCTAGCGAGCCAGCTTCGCAGCGACATTGGTTACACTCTACACATACCGAGTAGTCTG ATATTGGAGGCTATCACAACTTTAAGGTGCTGCGAGACATTTTCTCTTGAGCGGCTGGAGTTATTAGGAGACTCAGTGCTGAAATATGTTATAGGATGTGACTTGTTCCTAAGGTATCCAATGAAACATGAAGGTCATCTCTCTGATATGAGATCCACTGccgtatgcaatgcaacattgCATAAACATGGAATATGGAGATCCTTGCAG GGTTATGTACGTGATAGTGCATTCGACCCACGTCGTTGGGTTGCCCCTGGACAGATATCATTGCGTCCTTTTCCTTGTACCTGCGGAGTTAAGACTGCATTTGTGCCTTTTTGTGGAAGATATACCAGTGATGATCCATCATTTGTCGTGGGAAAAACATGTGACAGAGGTCATAGATGGATGTGCTCGAAAACAGTATCTGATTGTGTTGAAGCGATAGTTGGAGCATATTATGTTGGTGGTGGCATCACTGCTGCACTTTGGGTTATGCAGTGGTTTGGTATTGATATCAGATGCGATATGAATCTAGTGCAGAAAGTGAAATCTAATGCGTCTCATCTGTGCTATTTATCAAAATTGAAAGATATTGAGGAACTTGAAGCAAAACTAAAGTACAACTTTTCGGTCAAGAGCCTTCTGCTTGAAGCCATAACACATCCATCTCTGCAGGAATTAGGGGTCGACTATTGTTACCAG CGGCTGGAATTTCTTGGTGATTCTGTGTTGGAACTACTAATCACACGGCATCTCTATGCTTCCCACACTGATGTTGATCCTGGAGAATTAACAGACTTACGTTCCGCTTTGGTTAGTAATGAAAATTTTGCACAAGCAGTTGTCAGAAACAACATTCATAATCATCTACAGCATGGATCTGGAATACTTTTGGAGCAAATAACAGAGTTTGTCAGGTTCAATTTGGAGTGCAACAGGAACGAAAATGAATTCTTTCAACAAGCTACATGCAAAgtacccaag GTTCTTGGAGACATCATGGAAAGTATTACCGGTGCAATATTTATAGATGTAAATTTTAATGTTGATATGGTTTGGAAAATTGTTGAACCATTGCTTTCTCCAATGATTACCCCTGATAAGCTTGCATTGCCACCTTATCGTGAGTTGCTGGAGTTATGTAGCCACCTTGGTTGCTTCATAAATTCAAAATGTACCAGTAAAGGGGAAGAATTAATTATAGAGATGACGGTGCAGTTACGAGATGAACTGCTGATAGCCCAAGGGCATGACAGAAATAGGAAGAGTGCAAATGCAAAGGCAGCAGCCCGAATTCTGGTTGACCTGAAG AAAAGGGGTCTTTCACTTAAACAATGTTTATCTAAGGCTAAGCAATTGGATACTGTCTCTTCAGAACTGCAACCCCAATTGACAAGT TTGGAAACACGACATGGTTATCCTGATGTGGATGGCCGTCTTAGCCTAGAAGGTCTTTCCTTAGTGGGAACAACAG TTTTTCTTCCTCTCAAAATGGATAAAGGTGGACCTCGGATTGCACTTTTTAGGCTATGCAAGATGTTGCAGTGGCCAATACCGAAATTTGAATTTGTGGAACAAAGGTTTAG GACTCCTATTATTCTGGATGGGGTTACAACTACAAACTTCAATAGCTTTGTTTCAACCATCACCTTGCACATACCTGATGTGACAGTCATTACGCTTCAAGGTGATCAACGAACTGACAAAAAGAGTTCTCAGGATTCAGCATCATTAGTAATGCTCGAGAAACTCCAAGAACTCAAGGTCTGCATATGCAAGATGCAGCAGCAAAGTGGCATGGATCACATCAGTTAA
- the LOC120690621 gene encoding guanine nucleotide-binding protein G(s) subunit alpha isoforms XLas-like, producing MATPSSTPAAPAAAASVSRLSLLRPSLHRLRLCPAPSAAAAAASPISLRPGCRPSPSIRCRAAAGPSPPSSEPPPPPSGWQERLSRLQDRARIFFAVLFWMSLFFWGSAWDGSNNSGGKKSQRFRKKSK from the exons ATGGCGACGCCGAGCTCCACCccagccgcccccgccgccgccgcttccgtcTCGCGCCTCTCGCTACTACGCCCTTCCCTACACCGCCTCCGCTTGTGCCCAGCACcatcggccgccgcggccgcggcttcCCCCATTTCCCTGAGGCCGGGCTGTCGTCCCTCGCCCAGTATCCGctgtcgagccgccgccgggccgtcgccgccctcctccgagcctcctcctcctccgtctg GTTGGCAAGAGAGGCTGTCAAGGTTGCAGGATAGAGCACGGATATTCTTTGCAGTTCTGTTCTGGATGTCATTGTTTTTCTGGGGAAGTGCCTGGGATGGAAGTAACAATTCAGGAGGCAAGAAGAGCCAGCGATTTCGAAAGAAATCAAAGTGA
- the LOC120690624 gene encoding uncharacterized protein LOC120690624 — MSRPHLPKDPAFPRANGSLDGGARAVGEIEEVGAAATVAVEQSPSQSSSPTASSPAAAMSSCGQYMLHRVRKLDTLAGVAIKYGVEVADIKRLNGLSTDLQMFAHKTLRIPLQGRHPPSSYQENGSFESEERECTPRLIHDDILDSILKTPKPKVSPAMSLLQGYYGLAPPPKRDQTGEGTEMAVYRKGKSAFLDVEPWLEPPNSDPFPLQNRKTRSLAIGSSLIDGDTDENGDSERLIRRRQKADGELLPREENGGDFLASAGKGLALRPKSSSRPDMNKSQQNLFAMAEPLFSNGLQTVRKSSSTPEFQEPESSTSSSIWSASKWSINTDAFALPLPIPRFDNIPKPIAAWRNKAARD, encoded by the exons ATGAGCCGCCCCCATTTGCCCAAGGACCCGGCCTTCCCGCGCGCCAATGGGTCCTTGGACGGCGGAGCCCGCGCCGTCGGCGAGATCGAGGAGGTGGGCGCGGCGGCCACCGTAGCCGTCGAGCAGTCGCCCTCGCAGTCCTCGTCCCCGacggcgtcgtcgccggcggcggcgatgtcgtCGTGCGGGCAGTACATGCTGCACCGGGTGCGCAAGCTGGACACCCTCGCGGGCGTCGCCATCAAGTACGGCGTCGAG GTAGCGGACATTAAGAGGCTGAATGGCCTCTCAACTGACCTCCAGATGTTTGCACACAAGACGCTGCGGATTCCGCTCCAAGGGAGGCATCCTCCGTCATCTTACCAGGAGAATGGTTCATTCGAGAGTGAAGAAAG GGAATGTACTCCACGCCTCATTCATGATGATATCTTGGATTCTATATTGAAGACACCAAAACCCAAAGTTTCGCCAGCCATGAGTCTTCTGCAGGGATACTATGGCCTTGCACCACCTCCAAAGAGAGATCAAACAGGTGAAGGCACTGAGATGGCAGTCTATAGAAAAGGAAAATCTGCGTTTTTGGATGTTGAGCCATGGCTGGAGCCACCAAATTCCGACCCGTTCCCTCTTCAGAATAGGAAAACTAGAAGCTTGGCGATAGGTTCTTCTCTTATTGATGGTGATACTGACGAGAATGGTGATAGTGAAAGGTTGATAAGGCGGCGTCAGAAAGCTGATGGTGAGCTGTTACCTAGGGAGGAAAATGGTGGTGACTTCCTAGCAAGTGCTGGGAAAGGATTGGCACTAAGGCCGAAGTCGAGTAGTCGACCAGACATGAACAAGAGTCAGCAGAACCTTTTTGCAATGGCAGAGCCTTTGTTTAGCAATGGTCTGCAAACTGTAAGGAAATCATCCAGCACTCCAGAGTTCCAAGAGCCAGAGAGCAGCACCAGTTCGTCCATATGGTCAGCGAGCAAGTGGAGCATAAATACAGATGCTTTTGCTCTTCCTCTCCCCATCCCTCGCTTTGACAACATCCCAAAGCCAATTGCTGCTTGGAGAAACAAGGCGGCTCGCGATTAA